In the genome of Deltaproteobacteria bacterium, the window GTCGTAGGTGTCGATTAAAAAAACCGAGCTTTCGGGAAAGGTTTCCGCAAAAGCCCTGAAGGCGTCTATTTCCCTGTCGAAGGCCGATATATAGGAATGCGCCATGGTTCCCGACACCGGCAGGGCGAATTGCTTGCCGGCGAGGACATTGCTTGTGGCGGAAAACCCTGCCAGGAAGGTGCTGCGTGCGACTTTGAGGCCGGCATCCTGCCCCTGGGTGCGTCGCAATGAAAAGTCGACCAACGGGCGGCCCTTGGCGGCGTACACGCACCGGGCTCCCTTGGAGGCGACATTGGTCTGAAAGCCGATGGTGTTCAGGATATAGGTTTCTACGATTTGAGATTCGATCAAGGGGGCGGTCACTTCCAGAACCGGCTCGTTGGGAAAAAAAATGGTGCCTTCGGGCAGCGCATGGATCGTGCCTGTAAAACGCAGTCCCTCGAGATAGTCGATGAAGGCCTCCGAAAAAAGGCGCGTTCCCCTCAGGTAGTTCAGTTCATCTTCGGAAAAGTGAAACGCTTCCAGTTCCCTGAGGACATCCTCGAGACCGGCAGCCACAAAATAGTTTCGCCGGGACGTATCCCGTACGAAAACGGAAAAAGTGGCCTCCGAGAAAATGCGGTTGTCGAAATAGCTGGCGGCCATGGTCAGCTCATAGAGGTCGGTGAACAGGGGGCCGATTCTGCGGGTGACGGTCATGTTAATTTTTCTCCGATCTGTATCCGCTGGGCATTATAAGGGTTTCGGGGGTGATTTTCAAGGGGGATGCTTGCGGATTTCACGGGGTCCATACGCCGACCGGGTCGCGTGAACCGCACCTGTCGGTCCTTATGCAACCTTGGATTGAAACGTCTCTCCTTCGGGAGCCGATTTCAGTTACTGCAGCTAAAAGAAACGAGGAAATTATTAATATTCATTTTTCACGGCTGAGACGGTATTATTCCTCGGCGGTCAGTTAACCCTCTTTTGGGTTATAATTCGTTTTCTTCGTGTGCTTTGTGCCTTTGTGGTTCGTGGTTTTTTATCAGCCGGATACGAGGTAGTAATTTTCCGCTTCCTTCCTGACACGGCCCAAGCGTTCCAGGCGCTCCACATGCTTGATCATCATGGCCATTTCACTGATGGAAAGGTCCCAGGCCCCGCTGGCCAGTTTGTGGCCGCCGTAGATAATGCCGTGCTCGGTGATCTCCTCGATGGTCTTGGGGCCCGCCGCCAGAAAATCGAGCAGCTTTTCCTCCCGCCGGTAGATGACATCCAGGTAGCGTTGGATGTGGGCCGGGTCGCCGTCCAGGATCCCTTCCTTGCCGTGGGACACCAGATATACGTCGGCAGCGATGCCCGCCAACCGCTCGAGGGATTGGATCGTGTCGTCGATGCTGGAGGCCTTGTCGCCGTAGTAGGGGCCGAATTTCACTAGATCCAGGTCTGCCAGGAACAGCACGTTCTCGTTTAAAAAATGAAACGACAAGTGGCCCGGGGAGTGCCCGGGGGTGTGCAGCACGCGAACCCTGGTCTGCCCGAAATCGAGGATCTCGTTGTCCGTCAATAAGCGGTCGGGCACCCTGGGCTGAAACTTGACCACGTCAGCC includes:
- a CDS encoding MBL fold metallo-hydrolase, producing MFDFKKGNIRFIRGGKYPQSNSVLIDDGLRAVIDPACDEDKLASILQERPVDVIINSHGHEDHILYNHLFPGAQLWVHALDAGVFKDVNAFLDQFFAPGGMDDKTKAGWMEFMADVVKFQPRVPDRLLTDNEILDFGQTRVRVLHTPGHSPGHLSFHFLNENVLFLADLDLVKFGPYYGDKASSIDDTIQSLERLAGIAADVYLVSHGKEGILDGDPAHIQRYLDVIYRREEKLLDFLAAGPKTIEEITEHGIIYGGHKLASGAWDLSISEMAMMIKHVERLERLGRVRKEAENYYLVSG
- a CDS encoding nicotinate phosphoribosyltransferase, whose product is MTVTRRIGPLFTDLYELTMAASYFDNRIFSEATFSVFVRDTSRRNYFVAAGLEDVLRELEAFHFSEDELNYLRGTRLFSEAFIDYLEGLRFTGTIHALPEGTIFFPNEPVLEVTAPLIESQIVETYILNTIGFQTNVASKGARCVYAAKGRPLVDFSLRRTQGQDAGLKVARSTFLAGFSATSNVLAGKQFALPVSGTMAHSYISAFDREIDAFRAFAETFPESSVFLIDTYDTLKGARNAARVALEMKARGYALRGVRLDSGDMVALSRHVRNILDDAKLSEVKIYASSGFDEFEIMDLISQDAKIDAFGVGTKVGVSADAPYLDIVYKLVRFQQRNIRKLSTGKITLAGKKQIFRRSGTDGTLQEDVIGLRDDAIADGNPLLKKVMEGGRRIDQLPSLVEIQSRFKINFARLPETYKSILNKRNFPVKLSKRLEKVQQGADRSR